The nucleotide window GATCAGCGAGATTGGTGCGCGCTTCCGCCGTCGCAGCGACGGAGCGGCCGTTGAGGGTGAGGGTGATCATGGGCGAGGCGCCAAGGGCTGTGCCTTCCGGCCGGGGCAGGGCGTTCATGCGGCGCTCCGCGTCTCGGTGAAGAGGTTCGCCGCCTGCGCAGCGGCGCGGCGCAGCACCTCCACATGCACGTGGCGGTCGACCGCATCGTCCATGCCGGCGGCGGTGAGGGCGGCGTCGGCGGCGGCTGCGTCGAAGCGGGCGGCAAAACCGGCATCGATGCGGCCGCCAAAGAGGAAGCCGGCATCGGGGAAGACGAGGGGCGGGGCGTCGATGGCGCCCATCAGCGCGCGACAGGTTCCCGCTGCCGGGTCCACCAGCACGGCGCCGATGGCGTGGGCGAACTCGCCCACCTTCCGGCAGTGCTTCACATAGCCGAAGCGCGCGGAGGCGGGCACCTTGGGCACCCGCACGGCGACGAGGATTTCCCCGGCCGCCAGTGCGGTCGAAAGAGCGCCCGTGAAAAACTGCGCCAGGGTGAGGCGCCGGGTGCCGGCGGGGCCGGCGATCTCCACTTCGGCGCCGAGGGCGGACAGGGCATTCACCCAGTCGGCTGCGGGGTCGGCATGGGCAAGGCTTCCGCCGATGGTGCCGCGATTGCGCACCGCGCGATAGGCGATGCCGCCCGCCACCCTGCGCAGGACGTGCGCGCCCACGTCCGGAGCCCGCCCGTCTTCCACGTCCGCATGGGTGACGAGGGCGCCATAGACGATGTTGCCCGGCTCCTCGCGCACCGTGCGCAAGGCGTCGATGCCGGTGAGGTCCACGACCAGGTCGGGCGCGGCGAGGCGCAGGTTCAGCATGGGGCCGAGGGACTGCGAGCCGGCCATGGCCTTCGCCCCGTCGCCGCCGGTGGCGAGGAGAGCCGTGGCACCGGCGATGTCGCGCGGACGCTCCAGGCGGAAGGGCGCGGGCTTCATGCGGCGCTCCTGCGGCTGGCGCGGGCCGCAAGCACGCTCTCGACGATGCGGCGCGGGGTGACGGGCGCGCGCAGCATCTCGCTTCCCAGCGGGCGCAGCGCGTCGTTGATGGCGTTGGCGATGGCCGCCGGCGGCGCGATGGCACCGCCTTCGCCGATGCCCTTCACGCCGAATGTCGTGTAGGGCGAGGGCGTCGCCATATGATCGATGAAGGGCAGGGGCACTTCCGGCGCGCCGGGCAGCAGATAGTCCGCCAGCGTCGATGCCAGGGGCTGGCCGGAGCTGTCGAAGGGCATTTCCTCGTAAAGCGCGGTGCCGATGCCCTGGGCGAGGCCGCCGAGGATCTGCCCGTCCACCACCATGGGATTCACCAGCGTGCCGCCATCTTCCACGATGACGTAGTCGAGGATCTCCACCTCGCCCAGCTCCGGATCCACCGCCACCACCACCGCATGGGCGGCATAGCTGAAGGTGCCACTGTCGCGCTGCGGCTTGTAGCCGGCGGTGACTTCCAGCCCGTGGGGATCCACGTCCGCCGGCAGGTCCTGCGGGCGGCGGTACCAGGTATGGGCGATCTGGCTGATGGTCACATCGCCCGCCGGGCCGACCACGCGCCGGTTTTCGAGACGCACCTGATCCACGGGCGCCTGCAGCATGTGGGCGCCGATGCGCCGGACACGCTCGGCGAGTTCCGTGCAGGCGGTGGCCACCGCCCCGCCCGCCATCACCATCACCCGCGAGCCCCAGCTTCCCGTGGAATAGGGAGTCATGGCGGTGTCGCCGTGCACCAGCCGGGTGCGGGCGACCGGAATGCCGAGGATTTCGTGCGCCACCTGGGCCAGCGTGGTCTCCAGCCCCTGGCCGTGGGAATGGGCGCCGATGCGCAGTTCCAGCCCGCCGTCGGGGGTGAGGCGTGCGCCGGCCTGCTCGTGGCCGGGCACCATGGGAATGCCCCAACCGGAATAGACCGAGGTGCCGTGCGCCGCCTGCTCGCAATAGATGGAGAGGCCGAGGCCGATGCGCCGGCCATCCGCCTCGCCCGCCGTCTGGCGCGCGCGCACCGCATCCGCCCTGATGGCGTCGAGGGCGCGATGGAGCGCCTGGGGATAGTCGCCGCTGTCGAAATGCTTCTTGGTGATGTTGTCGAACGGCATCTGCTCGGGCCGCACGAGGTTCTTCAGCCGCACCACTTCGGGGGCAAGGCCCAGCTCCGCAGCCAGCGCATCCAGCGCCACTTCCAGTGCGAAGCACACGCCGGTGCGCGCCACGCCGCGATAGGGCAGGATGGGGCACTTGTTGGTGGCCACCGACCAGGTGCGGCAGCGGTAGGCGGGAAAGTCGTAGGGGCCGGGCAGGATGCTCGCCACCTGCGCGGCCTCAAGGCACGCGGAGAAGGGATAGGCGGAATAGGCGCCGCTATCCACGCTCGCCTCGCAGTCGATGCCGCGCAACGTCCCGTCGCGCTCGGCATAGAGCGTGATCTCGTAATGGTGCTCGCGGCAATTGGCGTTGGCGGTGAGGTGTTCGCGCCGGTCTTCCAGCCAGCGCACCGGGCGGCGCAGCTTCTGCGCCAGCCAGCCGAGGCAGACCTCCTCCGCCAGCAGGATGGCCTTGTAGCCGAAGCCTCCGCCCACATCCGGGGAGATGATGCGGATCTGGCCTTCTTCCATCGAGAGGCATTCGGAGAGGCCTGAGCGCACGATGTGCGGCATCTGGCTGGCGGTGTGCACCACCAGCTGGTCGCTGCGGTGGTCGAAATGGATGATGGCGCCGCGCCCCTCGATGGGAGCCATGCATTGGCGCGCGGTGGAAATGGTGCGCGAGACCTTCACCGGCGCGTCGAAGGCGGCCTCGATATTGATGTTCACGAGGCTTTCGAGGAAGACGTTGTCGCCCCAATGCTCGTGCACGAGGCGCGCGCCGGGCTTGCGCGCCTCCAGCATGTCGTGGAGGGCGGGCAGCTCCTCGAGATCCAGCTCCACGCGGGCGGCCATGTCCTCGGCCTCGGCGCGGGTGTCGGCGACGCATATGGCGATCAATTCGCCCACCTGCCGCACCTTGCCGAGGGCCAGCACCGGCTGTTCGGACACCTTGAAGCCCGGTAGTCCGGAGACGGCGCGGATGGGCTTCACCCCGTCGAGATCGGCGGCGGTGAAGACGCGGCCCTTCAGGTCGTCCGGCACGTGGATGGCGCAGATGCGGGCATGGGCCAAAGGGCTGCGGACGAAGGCCACGTCCTGCATGCCGGTCATGCGGATATCGGCGATGAACTGGCCGCGCCCGCGCATCAGCCGGTCGTCTTCCTTGCGGGGAAGACGGGCGCCGACGCCTTCGTGCATCTGGGTCTCGCTCATGCGGCGGCTCCCGGCATCAGGTCGAGGGCGGCGCGCACCAGCTGGCCGTCGGGGCGGCGCAATTCGTCGAGGATGGAGAAGTGGTTGGCGCCGGCGATGGGCAGCAGCGCTCCCGGCGCATGGGCCGCCGTCCGCCGGGCGGCAAGCGCACGGGAATCCTGCACCAGCGCTGGCAGTTCCGCCGTGCCGTAGGCGATGGCCAGCGGCTTATGCGACGGCGCATGGCGCAGCGGCGACAAGGTCGCGATTTCCGCATCCGACAGGTCGAGCGGACCATTCAGGAAGGTGTCGCGGATCGGCGCCAGCTCATAGACGCCGGACACCGCGAGGCCGGCGGTGACGGCCGGATGGTCCAGCTGCATCACCGCGAGCTGCGCGCCGGCCGACCAGCCGGAGACCACCAGCGGCCCGGTGATGCCATAGGCCGCGCCATCGCGGGCAATCAGATCCAGCGCCGCGCCGATCTCCGCCACGATCTGGCCGAGGCGCGCATCGGGCGCCAGCGTGTAGCCGGGCATGGCCACCGACCAGCCGTGGGCGAGAGGCCCCTGCGCATAATGAGCGAAGGCCTCGCGGGTGTTGCGCTGCCAATATCCACCATGGATGAAAACGAGGCACGGCGCGCCCGCCCGGCCGGGATAAAGGTCGAGCTTCTGTCGCGCGCCGTCGCCATAGGGGATGTCGAGATGGGCGCGCGCCGTGGCGCGAAATTCCGCCGCCGCGAGGTCGCGCGCCGCCACCCACGCCGCGCTGTCGGGCACCGCGGCGTTGTTATTGTAGGCGGCATCCCGCTCGGCCCGGGACAGGGTATCCCAGATCGCCTGCGGGGCCGGAGCGGCGGCCGCGCTCACGCCGCCACCGCCTGTGGCAGGATGGGGGCCCTGGCATCGAAGCGCTTGCCGGCGCGCAGGCAGAAGGCGGGGGTGAGCAGCCGCTCGGCGATCACCCTGGTGTCCTCGTTGTCGCGCAGCAGGAAGCGGCCGCGATGGTCGTCCAGCACCGAGACATCGGCGGCATAGCCCACCTTCAGCGCGCCGATGCGATCGGTGAGGCCGATCATCTGCGCCGGGTTGCTGGTGACCATGGGCACCACGTCGGCGAGCGACAGGCCGAGGGCCATCATGGAGCTCATGGCCTGGGTCAGGCTGAAGCGGGCCTGGCCCTTGAAGGGGTGGTTCTCGTCGTCATAGTGCTCCGCCGGGGTGCCGGCGGGGGGCGGCACATGGGTGTTGTAGCCATGCATGTCGGCACCCAGCGTGTGGGGCACGACGCCGGCGGAAATGGCTTTTTTCGCAAGGCGGTAGGAGAAGTGGCTGCCGTGGCCCACATCCACCTTCAGGCCGCGGTCGAGGGCGGCGCGGATGACGTGGTGGACCTCGCCCTGCTGGTTCACGAAGCCGCCGGGATGGCGGGTGAAGGGGTGGGCCAGCACGTCGCCTTCCTTCAGCAGCGGGATGACGCGCTCCAGGATGGTGTCGGCGTCCTCGCCGTTGGCGCCGCTCTCGGGCAGGCCCCACAGGGTGCCGAAATGCACATAGAGCGGGAGTTCGGCACGGCGGGCGATCTCCGCCGCCATCTCCATTACCCTGATGCCCCAGCGGGCGAAGCCGCCGATTTCCGCATGGCCCTTGATGCCGCGCACCAGGTCGCGGTTGGCGATGGCCGAGCGCACGGTGGCGTCGATATCGACACATTCGGGGCTGTACAGGTTCGGGTAGTAATGGCCCTCGAGCCCGCCCACCAGATAGGCCGAGAGGAAGGCGTAGACCCTGGTATCGGAGGGTTCGGCGATGAACTTCCGGAACCCCGGCAGGGTCATGCAGGAGGGGCCGCCCTGGTCGATGACGGTGGTGACGCCGGAGTCGACCCCCACCATGTCCGGGTTCAGGCCGAAGCGGCCGGTGACGTACTGGTAGACGTGGCCATGGGTGTCGATCATGCCCGGCAGCACCAGCTTGCCGGAGACATCGATAACCTCGGCCGCGCCCGACGGCAGGATGGTGGGTTCCACCGCCGCGATGCGACCATCGCGGATCGCCACGTCAAAGGTGCCGTCGATGCCGGAGGCGGGGCAGATGACGTGTCCGCCCTTGAGGAGGATATCGTAGCCTGCGGGGTCAGCCATCTGGATCTCCGTCCATGTCTGCGCGACTGGCGCGCTGCATTGAAAAAGCGAAGTATGCTTCGTATTTTGGTTATGCATGCCGTATGCCAGAGTTTGATCTGGATCAAAAATGCGACCGGCAGGGGTGCCTGAGGGGAATGTGGCTGTGACGAAATCTCAAGCAAACTCAGATGCCTACAAAGCGGGGCCGCAGAGCCACTCGGACGGGGGGTGGCCGCTGTCGGACCGGCCCGGCTTCCTCGCCCGGCGGGTGCACCAGATCCATGTCAGCCTGTTTTCTGAGCTGTGTGCCCCATTCGGTGTGACGCCGGTGCAGTACAGCCTTTTGTCCGCTTTGGCGGGGCGGGAAGCGGCGGACCAGACCACCCTCTCGCGCATCGTCGCGCTGGATCGCACCACCACCACCGGCGCCCTCAAACGCCTTGAGGCGCGTGGCCTGGTGCGCCGCGGAACCTCGGCCACCGACCGCCGCTCCCAGAGCTGCGCGCTGACCCCGGAGGGGCGGCGCCTGCTGGAGGAGATGGAAGCCCTGGCCCGAAAGGCTCATGCCGCCACCGTCGACATGCTCAGCCCAGAGGAGCGGACTCAATTCATTGAGATCATGAAGAAAATCGTTTCAGCGCACGGCGGGCGGCAGACGTCTTTCGATCTGCTCTAATTTTGGGCATGCCCCTGTCCATGGAACAGGCGCCCAAAGGGTGGGCAGTCGCTGGCCGGCCCGCGCTCGGGGCCTCAGAAGGCCGGCAGGCCGTCAAAGACCAGCTTTAGGCCCACCGCCGCAAGGATGAGGTAGATGATGCCGAAGAAGCGGTCGGCCGGCACGCGCCGCACCAGCTGCACACCGGCAAAGGTGGCGATGATCGCCACCGGCAGCAGAACCGCCGAGGTGGCCAGGTTCGCCCCGGTGATCTGGCCGAGGGCGAGGAAGAATGGCACCTTCACCCAATTGACCACCGAGAAGAAGGCGGCGGTGGTGGCCGCGAACTGCTCGGGCGCGAGGCGGGGCCGGCGCAGCAGGTAGATCATCATGGGTGGGCCGCCGGCATTGGCGATCATGCTGACGAAGCCTGCCACCGCGCTCCATAGGGCCGCCGAGCCCGGCCCGGCTTCGCCCGCCGGGCGCTTGCGCCGCTTCGACACGGCATGGCGGGCGGCCTCGGCGATGGAGAGCAGCCCGATGCCCAGCGCCACCGCCTGGTCGGAAACGGACGCCGCCAAAAGGTAGCCGATGACGATGCCCACCACGGCGGCCGGCAGGGTGCGGCGCAGCTCGGCCACGCTCCAGCGCCGCCAATAGGCATAAAGGCTCACCACGTCCTGCACGATGAGCACCGGCAGAAGGATGGCGGCGGCCTGGATCGGCGACATGGCCAGCGCCAGGATGGGCTGGGCGAGCACCGACAGGCCGGTGAAGCCCCCCTTCGACATGCCCACGAGGATGGTCGCCGGCACCGCCGCCGCATAGAACACCGGATCGACGATCACACCCGCTCTCCCGCTGAGGCGGGGAGGGATAGACCCCTCCGGCCGTTTCCGCCAGAGCGTGGCGGCCGCAAGCGATGGGGCTCCGGGCCGACGCTGGTTCGGCCTGAAGCTCTGCTGCTTCGACCCGGCACGGTGGGACCCTCCTCCCGCCCGAAGCCAGATGTTTCCGGCTTTGGTCCTTGGGAACTGAACTTGCGCGCCGGGGGGCGGCCTGGTGCTGTGCACAAGCAGGGACACACCCGCCCTCCCGCCGGTTTTCTTCGGCGCGGGACGCTCATATGATTGCGCACCATCTCCCGCGATCCGCGCCATGCCCTCTTTCCTGATGGACCGACTGGTGAAGCCCGCTGCCCTTGCCTTGAGCATCGCCGGCCTGCCGCTGGCGGCCGATGCCCGCACCGACCGTCCGGCCCTGTTCGTGGACGTGGCCACGCTGGTGCCGGACGCCGTGTTCGACGTGCGTTATTTCAGCTCGGACAATTTCGTCGGCACGCGGGTGGACGGCTACGGCGCCGCGCGCTGCTTCCTCACCCGCCCGGCCGCCGAAGCGCTGGCCGCCGTGGCGGCGGAGGCGAAGGCCGCCGGGCTTGGCCTGCGCCTGTTCGATTGCTACCGCCCCGCCCGCGCGGTGGCGCACTTTGCCCGCTGGGCCAGCGATCTCGCCGACACCCGCACCAAGGCCGCCTTCTATCCCGACGTGGACAAGAAGGACCTGTTCGCCGAAGGCTATATCGCCGCCCGCTCCGGCCACTCGCGCGGCTCGACCCTGGACCTGACCCTGTTCGATCGCGCCACCGGGGCCGATCTCGACATGGGCACCCCCTTCGACCTGTTCAGCCCGCGCTCGTGGCCGGGCTCGGATGCGGTGACGAGGGCGCAGAAGGCCAATCGCGACCGGCTCGCCGGCTTCATGGCGCGGCACGGCTTCCAGCCGTTCGACAAGGAATGGTGGCACTTCACCCTGAAGGCCGAACCCTTCCCCGACACCTATTTCGATTTCCCCATCGAATAGGCGGGCGGCGACGCCAGAGTTCAGTTCGGGGAGATTTCCTCCACCTTCAGCCGGCGGCCTTGGGCGTCGAAGAAATCGCCCTGGTTGATCACCAGCCGGTCGACCTCGATGCGCCCTTCCAGCGCCCGCAGGCGCCCGCGCGCCTCGCCGTTCTCCAGCGGGCCGTCGGCGTCCGTCTGGGCGAAGAAGGCGGCGCCGTCCCAGGCCTGCCGGGCTCCGGCGAACAAAGCGGCCACCTCGGCCCAGCTCACCTCGTCGCCGACGATGTTGAGAAAGGTGGAGGCGAGCGGAAGCACCTGCGGCTCCTCGATGCGCACCAGCACCACCAGCGCGGTGAAGCTGCCGTTCTCGCCATAGGTGGCCGACAGCCAGCGGTCGAAATCGGTGGCCTTGGCCTTCGTCTTGCCGGTCTTCATCTTGGCAGTCTTTGTCTTGGCAGTCTTTGTCTTGAGTTTGGCCGCACGCTCAGAAATCCACCAGGGGCGTGTCGCCCAGATAGTGCTCGAACAGGTACCAGAAGGGGCTCTGCCGGGTCTGAAGGTACCAGTCCTCGAAGGCGGCGAGGGCCGTTTCGGGCGCGCCGCCGGTATCGGCCTCGCTGAGGGCCAGGGCGACGGCGGCGAAGCGGTCGAGCACCTCGATGCGGGCGTCGCTGTCGGAGGTCCAGCCGAGCCGGGTGCGCAGCAGCGCCTGCCCGGCGGCCACCGCCATCTCGGCATCCTCCGCTGCGTCCACCGCGGCGACAAGCGCTGCCATCAGGTCGGCGCGCCGCCAGGCATGGGCGCGGGCGGCGGCAAGCTGTTCGATGCGCAGGGCGGCTTCGCGGCGGAAGTCGGTCTCGGCCACGTCGGCGGCGTGCTTGGCCGCATCGAGGCGGGCGAGGAACGCCATGCGGGCTGGGGAAGGCGGGGCAGGGGAAGGCGGGGCAGGAGCCGCCGCCTCGGGCGCCAGTGGTTCGGGCTCCGGGATCATGGCGTCTTTCCCACGGCTTTTGGCGGATCTGGCGGAAGAGAGTGGGAGTCGAACCCACCAAGGACCGGCTCGCGGCCCCTCCCGGATTTGAAGTCCGGACGCCCCACCAGGGACGCTTCTCTTCCCCGCGCGGGCGGCGCCGGCGAATCGCTTGCCCGCGCATCATTTCCCGAGCCGGCGAACAGGTCCAGCCGGAACGGGTTGACGCGGCGCAGATCGCCCCGGCGCAGGGTGACGCCGTGGCGGTCGAAAAAGTCGAGGATCTGGATCGCTACCTTGCGCCCGTTGGAGACCTCGTCGCGGAACTGGGCGGCGGTGAACTCGTCCTTCATGCGCGGGCCGGACAGGCGGGCGAGGATCGTCACCATCTCCGCCACGACCGGGCGAAGGAAGAAATGGTCGTGGGCCACCTCGTCCACCCGCCCGGTGCGGCCGGCAAGCTTCATGAGGCGCCGCACCTCCGGCTCGGCCACGCCCAGCAGGCCGGCAAGGTCACGCACCCGCGGCGGGCGGAAGCGCTCGGTGCCGCCGATGAGCGGGGCGATACGGCTCCACAGGGCCTCGTCGGCGGTGGACAGGCGCACCTCGAAGCCGGCCCGGCGCACCCAGGCGCCCTCGCGCTTCACCGTGTCGCCCAGGCTTTCCAGGGCGGCGAGGAAGGCCGGCGCGGGCAGGCGCGGCACCAGCAGCAGCCGCAGCCGCTCGCGGCCCATGCCCGGCAGGTCCGGATTTTCGGCGTGGAAGGCCTCCAGCGCTGCCAGCAGATGTCGGGTGAACCCGGCGAAGCGGTCGGCGGCGACGGCGAGGGTCGCCTCGCCGGCCGCAAGCCGCACGATGCCGACGCGGGCAACGAGCGCCTCGGTCTCCTCGGCGGTGAGGATGTGGTCGCGGGCGAAGGCGGAGAGGTCGGTGAAATAGGGCTCGATGGCCAGCAGGGCCGCAAGCGCCGGGGCGGGATCGCGTTGGGCGAGGGCGTCGAGCTGCGCCAGCCGCTCGGGGGTGCGGCGCTTGCGCTTGGGGCCGCGCAGGTCGAGGAAGCGCCCGCCGCCGATGGTGCGCTGGGCCGAGGTGTCACGGATGACGAAGCGGTCGCCCACTGCCGCCGCGATGGGGGCTTCCAGCACCAGCTGCACCTTGGCCGACGCTCCGGGGGCGATCGGATCCCCCAGCAGCACCAGCCGCGCCCCCACCTCCCGGGCCGCATGGTGCAGGCGCACCGGCAGCCATTGGGCGATGGGGCGTTTCTCGCCTGCGAGCACGGTGAGCTCGGCGTCGATGTGGTCGCAAGGCGCGTGCAGCGCCGGGTCGAGCACCACGTCGCCGCGGGCGATGGCGCTTTTGCTGATGTCCTCGCCGGCGAGGTTGAGGCCGCAGCGGTCGCCGGCGACGCCTTCCTCCGCCACCCGGTCCTGCGCCCGGATCGAGCGCACGCGGGCGGCAAGGCCGGACGGGCTGACCACCACCTTATCGCCGACGCGCACGGTTCCGGACAGGACCGTTCCGGTCACCACCGTTCCCGCCCCGGCGAGGGTGAAGCTGCGGTCCACCGCGAGGCGGAAGCGCCCGCCCGCCGCCCGCTGCCCCATCTGCCGCGCCGCCGCAGCAAGGGCATCGCGCAGTGCCGCGATGCCTTCACCGGTGGGCGCGGACACCGCATGGATGGGGGCGCCGGCAAGGGCGGTGGGGGCGAGGAGGGCGGTGATCTCCGCTTCGACAGCAGCGCGGCGCCCGGCGTCCACAAGGTCGGCCTTGGTGAGGGCGACGATGCCTTGCGAGATGCCGAGGAGGTCGAGGATGGCGAGGTGCTCGCGGGTCTGGGGCATCACCCCGTCGTCGGCAGCCACCACCAGCAGGGCGAAATCGATGCCGCTGGCCCCCGACAGCATGGTGTGCACGAACTTCTCGTGCCCCGGCACGTCCACGAAGCCCAGCACCAGAGGGGGGGCTTCCTCGCCATGCGCCTGGGCTTCGCCCGCCCCCTCCACGGGCAGGTAGGCGAAGCCGAGGTCAATGGAGATGCCCCGCGCCTTCTCCTCCTTCAGCCGGTCAGTATCGACACCGGTGAGCGCACGGACCAGCGTGGTCTTGCCATGGTCGATATGTCCGGCCGTGCCGATGATCACGTCAGGGCAGCTCCCCCAGTGGAATGGCGGCGCGGCGCTGGGCGGCGGCTTCCTCCTCCGGCGTCAGGCTGGTGCGCACGGCATCGAAGAAGCGCTCCGCCAGCGCGCTCTTGCCGGCGCGGGCCCGCAGCAGCCAGGCGAAGGCGGCGACGCTGTCGCGCGCCACGCCCGCGCCCATGTGGCAGGCCGCGCCAAGCATGGCCTGCCCGTCGGCATCGCCGGCCTCGGCGCCTTTGCGCCACCAGCGGGCGGCTTCCACCGCATCGCGCTCCATGCCGAGGGCATTGTGGGCGATCATGCCGAGCCGCGTCATGGACGAGGCGATGCCCTGGTCCGCGGCGGCCAGCGCCCAGCGCCGCGCCTCCACCGGATCGGAGGGGATGACCTCGCCTTCCAGCAGCATCCAGCTCAGCATGTCCTGGGCCGGGCCGTCGCCGTCCTCGGCGGCGGCGAGGTAAAGCGCGGCGGCCTTGGCATAGTCCTGAGCCACGCCGGCGCCTTTGAAGTAGAGGGTGGCCAGGTTGCGCCGGCCCACCGGGTCGCCGCCCTCGGCGGACAGTTCCAGCCAGCGGCGGGCAAGGTCCAGATCCTTGTCCACGCCCAGCCCGTCGATGAAGCAGGCGCCGATATTGTTCTGCGCCCGGGCGTTGCCGGTGCGGGCCAGGGGCTCCCAGATGGACAGGGCTGTTTCGTATTCCCCGGCGGAGGCGGCGGCGAGGGCGGCCGCCATTTGCGCCTCCGGCGTACGGGTGTCCTCGGGCTCGGGCTCCGGTTCCGGCTCGGGTTCCGGCAAAGGCTCGACCGGCAGGGGCTCGGCTTCCGCCGCCTTCAGGGGCGGCGAATCAAACGGCGGCTCGTTGGCGAAGGTCTCCGCCACCAGCAGGCGCTCGAACTCCACCTCGTCGAAGGCGGGTTCCGTCCGCACCGGCGCCTCGGGCTCCCGCGCGGCCGGCGGGGCGGCGGCGGGGGCCTCCCAGTCGGGGACTTGGCGGTGTGGGATTTCCCGGGTCGGGGTCTCGCGGGCCGGTGCCTGCGGCGGCACGGGCGCGACCTCCTGCTCAAGGCGCG belongs to Xanthobacter autotrophicus Py2 and includes:
- a CDS encoding Sel1 domain protein repeat-containing protein (PFAM: Sel1 domain protein repeat-containing protein~KEGG: sme:SMa0013 hypothetical protein) — translated: MSWLDRLKGKGGPGETPGAEDPPRVRPFPQRPQRPTEERPETTEADDLDALLSDIASGLSGSRAASPASEPESPIHRRPRLDERPRLEQEVAPVPPQAPARETPTREIPHRQVPDWEAPAAAPPAAREPEAPVRTEPAFDEVEFERLLVAETFANEPPFDSPPLKAAEAEPLPVEPLPEPEPEPEPEPEDTRTPEAQMAAALAAASAGEYETALSIWEPLARTGNARAQNNIGACFIDGLGVDKDLDLARRWLELSAEGGDPVGRRNLATLYFKGAGVAQDYAKAAALYLAAAEDGDGPAQDMLSWMLLEGEVIPSDPVEARRWALAAADQGIASSMTRLGMIAHNALGMERDAVEAARWWRKGAEAGDADGQAMLGAACHMGAGVARDSVAAFAWLLRARAGKSALAERFFDAVRTSLTPEEEAAAQRRAAIPLGELP